From the genome of Methanothrix soehngenii GP6:
TTTATGTGCATGGGGTCCGCCTCCAGCCGGGCAAGCCCACTGCCTTCGGGGACGTGGCCGGCAGGCCGGTGATCTGCCTGCCCGGCTATCCGGTGGCAGCGCTCTCCAATCTGTATCTTTTCATCCGTCCGGCCATAAAGAGGATGGCTCATCTGGATGATGAGCCGCAGCGTGTTCAAGCCAGAGTGGTCCGCAAGATGACCTCCAAGCCCGGCTATCTGAGCCTGGTCCGGGTGGCCTTCAGAGAGGATGGCCAGGTAGAGCCGATCATGGTCTCCGGGGCGGGGATACTGAGCTCCGTGGCCCGGGCGGACGGTTTTGTGGTTGTGCCCGAAGAGCTGGAGGGATTCGAGGAGGGGGATATGGTGGAGGTTGTGCTCTACGAATGAGTGGAAGGAGAGGAAGAAGGATCCGCAAGTCTCTGCAGCGAGCAGCAATAATCCGATTGCCGCCTGCCAAAAATGAGCATCCAACAATGTTTTCCTGCTTTGATATCAGGATAGCTCGAATATTGGCTTTATATGGCCGCCATCAATCCAAATGAAACCATCATTTTTTATCCCTGCACCTCGATCCCAATGCGGTGACTTTCCCTGAACGCCGGCCGGATGCTCGTCAAGATAAACAGGCTATCAGCCTGGGTACTTCTCATATTCATGATCATCTTCTTGATATCGGGATACGCCTGGAACAATGGAATCCTTCTTCCTCTACGTCAGGCCAAACATATGCACACAGAGCTGGACCTGTACCTGGTCTTCTTCTTCCTGGTGCATGTACTGATCAGCACCAAATTCACCCTGGCCCGCTGGAGGGTGGGGCACGAAAAGCTGGTGAATCTGCTCCTCATCGCCATCGGAGTTCTATCCTTCTGGTCTATCCTTGGCATCGATTAGAGGATATGAGATTCTCCTCCAATTTTTTCTGCAACTGCTGCCGCAATCGATGCTTCTGGAGTTCGATCAAGACCACAAGATTTATAACCTAACGTTACTAACCATAAGTTCAATGAATTATTATGAGCAACATGTTGGATCCTATTGAGCTTCTTGACATTCTGGGGAATGAAAATAGAAGACGTATCCTCCAGCTCCTCTCTTTCCGCCCCTTTTACTTCAATGAGATGGCCAAACGGCTGGATGTAGGGCCGAAAGCGGTGATCGACCACCTGGAGATGCTGGAGAGAGCGGGGCTGGTGGAGTGCTATCAAGAGCAGGGACGGAGAAAATACTTCCGCATTGCCAGGAGAACCGTTCTGGAGGTAGCAGTCTCTCCTCATTCATATGGGGTCCGGGCATATCTTTCAGAAGATGCTCCAAAGGACGACTCGGGCTTTGAGGAGGCTGAGGCCTCTTTGGATCTGAAGATGCTCAAAGATGAGCTCTTGGGCCTGGAGAAAAAAAGGTATGAGCTGCGCGAACTATTGGCCCAGATCGAATCGCGAGAGATGGAGATCAAGCAGAGAGCATCCAGCGTTGCCGGATTTCGGGCAGAGAACCAGCTGGAGTCGGAGATCATGACTGCATTGCTCTGCGGCGGCGCAAATTCATCCGAGCTCGCGACCAGGCTGGAGGTTCCAGAAGCGGTGGTTTTAGATAGCTTGAATAAGCTCAAAGAGCGCAGTGCAGTGCACTTAAGAGGTCAGCAATGGAGCATATGAGAAGATCCTCAAGCAACCCGTCATCATCAACGTCCTCGCCATCTGCAGACAATCCCTCTCCGGGAGATGAACCCGGCCCCAGCATCGAGGAGATCGTCCAGGGAGGCATGAAGCCCGCAGAGGATGCATCAGTTTTGCTTCGAGTGGCTGAAGCATATCATAAGGATGCGGGGAAGGGAGTGGCCAGGATCAATCCCATCATTCTCGCCCAATTGGGAGTGGAGAACGGCGGGGTAGTGGAGATCAATGCCCGGGATAAGGTCTATGCCATCGCATGGCCTGGAACTCCTGAGGACCCCCAGGATATAATCAGGATCGACGGAAACACCCGGTCCAACCTGGGGACGGGAATAGACAATCGGGTGAATGTCCGCCGGGCCACGGCCAGGCCCGCCAGAAAGATCGTGGTCGCCCCCACCCGCCAGATCCGCCTCATGGGAGGACAGCAGTATCTCTTGCGCATGCTCCAGGGGAGGGCAGTGGTTAAGGGTGAGATGCTGCGGGTGGAGATGATAAACAGCAGCCTCAACCTGGCAGTGGTGAGCACCGTGCCAAACGGGCCGGTTCTGGTAACTCAGGAGACGATCATCAGCATCACCAGAGAGACCCTGGATGAGCTGGCCCTGCATGTGCGGGACATATCCTATGAGGACATCGGCGGCCTGTCCCGGGAGATCAGGGAGATCAGAGAGATGATCGAGGTTCCGCTGCGCCATCCAGAGCTCTTCAGCCGGCTGGGAATCAATCCTCCCCGGGGGGTGCTCCTGCATGGTCCTCCGGGAACGGGAAAGACGCTCATCGCCAGAGCGGTGGCAGGCGAGACCGACGCCAACTTCATCTCCATCTCCGGGCCGGAGATCGTATCCAAGTTCTATGGCGAGAGCGAGCAGCGGCTGCGCCAGATATTCGATGAAGCGTCGAAGGCGGCTCCTTCCATCATATTCATCGATGAGATCGATTCCATCGCTCCCAAGAGGGAAGAGGTCTCGGGCGACCTGGAGCGGCGGGTGGTTGCCCAGATCCTTTCCCTGATGGACGGCCTCTCCTCCAGGGGAGAGGTGATAGTGATAGCGGCCACCAACCGGCCCAATGCCCTCGATCCTGCCATTCGCAGGGGGGGCCGATTCGACCGGGAGATTGAGATAGGCATACCAAACAGAAACGGCAGGCTGGAGGTGCTCTATGTCCACACCAGGGGCATGCCCTTGGATGAATCGCTGGACTTGATGGAGATCGCAGACTCGACTCATGGCTTCGTAGGAGCGGACCTTTATGCCCTGTGCAAAGAGGCGGCCATGCGCACCCTGGAAAGGGCTCTGCCCGACCTGGACGTTAAAGAGGACATACCATTGGATGTGCTGGACAATCTCAATGTGACCAGAGAGGATTTCCTGTCCGCCCTGAAGAAGATCGAGCCATCGGCGATGAGAGAGGTCTTCGTCGAGGTGGCCCAGGTCCATTGGGATGAAGTGGGCGGCCTGGATGAGGCCAAGCGGTCCCTGGTCGAGGCGGTGGAATGGCCGTTGATGTACCCAGAGGCCTTCGCCTCGGTGGGTGTCCGGCCGCCGCGGGGTATTCTGCTCTACGGTCTTCCCGGTACGGGCAAGACCCTCCTGGTCAGAGCTCTGGCCACGGAGAGCAATGTCAACTTCATCAGCGTTAAGGGACCTGAGCTATTGAGCAAATGGGTGGGCGAGTCGGAGAGGGCAGTCAGAGAGATCTTTCGCAAAGCCCGCCAGGCTGCTCCCGCCCTGGTATTCTTCGACGAGATCGATTCCATTGTTCCCGCCCGGGGCAGCGGATCGGACTCGCATGTTACCGAAAGAGTGGTCAGCCAGTTCCTGACGGAGATGGATGGACTCATGGAGCTGAAGGATGTGGTGATAGTGGCGGCCACCAACCGGCCGGACCTTTTGGATAGCTCGTTGCTCCGGCCGGGCAGGTTCGATCGTTTAGTTTATATTCCCATGCCGGATAAAGAAGCTCGTCAGAAGATACTGGAGATCTATCTCTCAAAGATGCCCGCCTATGAGGTCTCTGCTCAATGGCTGGCGGATATCACTGAGAACTTCAGCGGTGCCGATCTGGAGATGCTCTGCCGGGAGGCGGGGATGCTCGCTTTGCGGGAGCATATCCGGCCGGGAATGAAAAGAGAAGAGCTGATAGTTGACAAGATCCTTGTTACAGAGAAGCGTTTCCAGGAGGCCAGCGAGTATATCAGGCCGCATCTGTCAAAAGATATGCTGCAGGGATACACCAAGATGATCCGTGAATTCCAGGTATGAAAACTTAATGATTTGGAAAGAGAAAAGCATGGAGACAAAGCACCAAATATATAGTCAAGAACAACCAATAATTGCTGTGAGGACCGAAAAATTGACTTCAGAAGACGAGTCTAATGAACTGCTCGGCGATATTAAATTCGAGGATACGAGCAGCATAACCGTACCTGAAAACCTCATAGATCAGGTTATTGGCCAGGACGAGGCAGTTGAGGTGATCAAGAAGGCGGCAAGCCAGAGAAGGCATGTCATGCTCATAGGGTCGCCTGGTACTGGCAAGTCAATGCTCGGCAAAGCAATGAGCGAGCTTCTTCCGGTGGAGGATCTGCAGGATGTTCTGGTCTATGCCAATCCAGAGGATAACAATACCCCCAGGGTTCGCGTCGTTCCCGCGGGCAGGGGCAAACAGATCGTCGATGCCCAGAAGCTGGAGGCAAGAAAGAAGGTCCAGACGAGAAATATGTTCTTGATGATCATCGTAATGGCCCTTATCGTCTACGCCTATTATATGGGCCAGCTTCTTTTCGGAATCATAGCCGCAGCATTGCTGTTCATCTCTTTGCGCTATATGCTGCCCAAAGAGGATGCCATGGTCCCCAAGCTGTTGGTGGATAACAACGGCAAGAAGAAGGCGCCCTATGTGGATGCCACCGGGGCTCATGCCGGGGCATTGCTGGGAGACGTCCGTCATGATCCTTTTCAGTCCGGCGGCCTGGAGACGCCATCCCACGAACGGGTTGAGTGCGGCTCCATCCATAAAGCCCACAAAGGAGTGCTGTTCATCGATGAGGTGAACACCCTCCGGCCGGAGTCACAACAGAGCCTCCTCACCGCCCTGCAGGAAGGGGTCTATCAAATAACCGGTCAGAGCGAGAGAAGCTCCGGCGCCCTGGTGAGGACCGAGCCCGTTCCCTGCAGCTTTATCATGATCGCGGCCGGAAACCTGGATGCTGTTCAGGGAATGCATCCAGCACTCCGGTCGCGCATCAAGGGCTATGGTTATGAGGTCTACATGCGGGATACCATGGAGGACACCCTGGAGAACAGGAACAAGCTAATCAGGTTCGTGGCTCAGGAGATCGTGAGAGACGGAAAGATCCCCCACTTCACTCAAGATGCAGTGGCGGAGATCATGAGAGAGGCCAAGAGGCGTTCGGGCAGAAAGGGGCATCTCACCCTCATGCTCCGCGACCTGGGTGGCCTGATCAGGGTCTCTGGAGATGTAGCCCGGGCGGAATCCTCTCACCTTACCGAGGTTAATCACGTCATGCAGGCCAAGAAGATGGCCCGTTCGGTCGAGCAGCAGCTGGCAGACAGATACATGGAGAGGCGCAAAGACTACAGCATGTTCCACTCCTCCGGAGATGAGATCGGCAGGGTCAACGGCCTGGCAGTCATGGGCGACTCGGGCATTGTTCTGCCCATCATGGCCGAGATCACCCCTGCTCAATCCAAGGAAGAGGGCAAGATCATCGCCACTGGAAAGCTGCAGGAGATCGCTAAAGAGGCGGTGACAAACGTCTCTGTGCTGATCAAGAAGTTCCTGGGCGAGGATATCACCAAGAAGGACGTGCATATTCAGTTCATAGGCACATATGAGGGTGTAGAGGGCGATAGCGCATCCATCTCCATCGCCACTGCTGTCATATCCGCTTTGGAAGGGGTGCCCGTGAAACAGACGGTAGCCATGACCGGCTCGCTCTCCGTGCGGGGAGATGTCATGCCTGTGGGCGGAGTCACCCAGAAGATCGAGGCTGCTGCCCAGGCGGGAATCAAGACTGTCCTCATTCCCAAATCCAATATGGGGGATGTCCTGATAGATGATTCCATGAAAAACTCTATTGAGATCATACCCGTATCCAATATCAGCGAGGTCTTCGAGTTTGCCATGGGTAGCCAGAGGACCAGGCTGATAGAGAAACTGAAGAAGTTCGCCACCGAGAAGAAGATCGGCATCAACATCCCAGAGACGATCCCCACCCCCATCCGGAGCATCTGATCGCTTGACAGCGGAGTTCTATGATACCCGCATTCTGCAGGGGAGTCGAACCAGGATCGTTCTGGACAATGGAAAGCTTGAGGAGATAGCCCAGGTGCCCTTCCAGGGGGCATCGGTTCGGGCTCTTTTTGGCGGTGCCTGGGGTTTTGTAACCACCGATCGGGTGGACGGTCTTGGCCAGGAGATAGATCTGGCCAAGCGCATTGCTCGGAAGATCGGCCGGAAAGAGGATCTCAGTCTGGCAGAGGCTCCGCCCGGCAGAAGCGTGTTGGTGCCAGTTAAAAGAGATCCAAAAGACCTATCTTTAGAGGAGAAGGTAGCCCTTTTGAGAGAGATCGAGGACGCAGCGAAGGTGGAGGGCATATCCTCGACCCAGGCGGTCTACTCAGAGATGGATCTGGTAGCCCACTATTCTAGTTCTGAGGGCCTGGATCTGGAATCAAGGATGACCAGAATGGGCTTTGTGATCAGCGCTGTGGCTCATAGGAATGGCCTTTATCAGACCGATGGCGAAGGCAGAGCCGGTGTGGGCGGCCTGGAGCTATTCGACCGGGAAGATCCAATAGCTCTGGCCAGGCAGGTGGGGGAGACGGCGGTCGCCCTCCTGGATGCCAAGGCGGCGAGAGGAGGGACTCACCCTGTAGTCTTGGATCAGGAGTTGGCCGGGGTGTTCGTCCATGAGGCGGTGGGCCATGCCACTGAGGGAGACATAATCCTGGAGGGGGACTCGTGCCTGGAAGGAAAGCTGGGCCAGAGGATAGGATCGGAGCTGGTGACGGTCAAAGACGACCCCAGCCTGATGCTCAACGGCTACTATCCCTTCGATGATGAGGGAAGCCGAGCCCAGGAGACGGTTCTGGTGGAGAATGGTGTGCTTCGGTCATACCTCAACACCCGCGAGACCGCAGCCAGGTTAGGTGGTGTGCCGCGCAATGCCCGAGCAGAGGGGATTAGCCGGCCGGTAGTGCGGATGAGCAATACCTACATCGCCAATGGTGACTGGAAGCTGGAGGAGATCTTAGAGGAGCTTAAAAGCGGGATCTATCTGGCAGGGAGCCGGGGGGGGCAGGTCAGCACCGGCGAGGGAATCTTCCAGTTCAATGCCAAGAAGGGCTATATCGTGGAGAACGGGGAGAAGACGCAACTGTTGCGAGATGTATCCCTATCCGGAAAGATCCTGGAGACGCTCTTGCATGTAACGGCTGTGGGCGACGACCTGCGGTATAACAGCGGTCGATGCGGAAAGTCCGGCCAGCTGGTGCCTGTGAGCGACGGATCGCCCCATCTGCTCGTCGACAGGGCCACTGTGGGCGGAACGGGATAGAGAAGAATCCAAGAGATAAAATTAAGATGGTCTGGATCAGCTGCGGTTCAATGCTCGATCCAGGTTGCTGTTTACCATCTCCAGGCTGGTATTGGTTATCTCTGCCTTCAGCCAGTCCCAGGCGGCCTGAGTTGCTCGATTTAGCTTCTCTCCTGCAGCATCCTCGATCCGGGATAGTAGACCGTTCTGGCTGTCGTTCTGCCATCCATCATTCTGCGTCCCTTTCTGCTCTTGATCGGATCCCTGCAAGCTCTCTTCCAGCCTCTCTCGCAGATTCTCCTCCACCCTTTGCAGAGTATCAGAGTTGCTCTTCTCTGAGTTATGCTCCTCTCTCCAGTCTTTCGGATCGAACTCATTGTCCGTCTGATTCGCCAGGATCGCATGACCGGCATCCACCAGCAAGAGGTTGAAGTTGGGGTAAGGGATGGGCTGGCCATAGGCTCCGGCTAGATAGGCTACTGCAATCAGCCTGCCCTCATCATCCTGTCCCCGGTTGAAGTCGTCAACATCCAGGTAGACCCTCTTGTCCATGAGCACGGCATATGTGAAATCCCTGGCCGCTGGGCCCTGGATTGCCTTCATATCCGGTGAACGGACGTCGGCCAGAGTGATCCGTTCCACACTGTCTGTAATTCTGGAGTCGGCCTTCTCTATCCTGAGGTCGAATGTATCGCCATCGATCACATTTGTGACTACTCCGTAGACCTCGTCTGGGGAGGCCGAAGATCCGGGCAGGAGGGATAGCACCGAAAAAATTGTCAATATCATAACGAATAACCGGAGGAGGTAAGATATATTTAATTCCAAATATCTCCTTTTGCCATAAGCTCTCATGATAGGCTCACCTTCAGCTCTACAGATCGGTTTCTGCTGCCGTTGACGGCAATAAGCCTGTATATGGTATCCTCAGAGGGAGATATAGATATGGATCCCTCCAGGGCGACCGGGCCGATATCCTGGTCGATCTCGACCAGGCTTGCGCCGACAACCCTCCAGCTGAGAACAGAGGACTGGCCCGGTGCCAGGAATTCCGGTTCGGCATCGAAGAACTCGATCACCGGATAGGGTGATCCCAAGAAGTTCAGCGCCAGTATTCCACCGGCGAGGATCGCCAGCAGCGCACCAAACCAGATGACAATCCCTAGCGGTGTTTTCCAGAAGGACTTTTGCATCTCCCAGTAGGTCTTCTTTTGAGCCATCGTATGCAAATATGAGACAATTCTGGTTATTATACTCTGCTCTTCGGATATTGCGAGCGTTCACCCTCTTCTGTCCGCTTGCATCTCCATCTCTTCCAGAGCCTTCAGGCTATGCTCTTTCAGTATCTGGACGATGCCTTCGATCTCGCCCAGGGCCGATAGATGAAAATCAACCTCAATTCCCGCCCTCTCCAGAGAGCTCTTCCATGAATCTGGAGCAGGCCCCGAGATATCGTTTTCGGCATGCCCTCCGGCTACAAGCAAAAAGGGGCGCAGCCTGACCTTTTGCGCGCCGATGACCTTCAGCTCGTCTATCATCTCCAAGAGGCTCGGAAAGCCCTCTATGGTGCCCAGTAATACCTGGCCATAGTCCTTCTTCAAGACTTGAGCCATCTGGGAGTAGATGGCGTCCGCCGGGTGGCCGGTACCATGGCCTGCCAGCAGCACCGCTTCCTTTTTCGATTCGACTGCGAACTGGCTCTTCCTGACTGTCTCATCTCCCTCTTTTGATTCTGCATCTCTGCTGGGCCTCCACAGGTCTGGCAGTGCCTCTGAGACCCTCCGGCAGTCCTCGAGGCAGGAAAGGAGAGGAAGGCCGATCGTGATCTTCAGCCTCCTTTCCGGATCGGCATCCTTCTTTTCGTACTCTCTTGATAGGGATACCAGTCGATGGAACTCCCCACCGGGAACGATCTGCAGGGATTGGACCACCACCTGTTTGCAGCCCTGGCCGGAGAGTTTGCCCAGGGCCTCCTCGATATTCGGGATGGCGATTCCTTCTCGCTCCTGGAGCCTCTTTATCATAAGACGAGAGGTGAAGGCTAAAAGAACGGGCATGCCGGGATAATCCTTTCTGTATAGAGCCAGGATATTCTCATATGTGGCCATCGCTCTGGGTGAGGCAGAGCCATAGGGAACCAGGAGCATACCTGTCTTTTCCGGGGAGTCAATCAGCATCATATCAAGCTCCTCAGAAAATATATCGCCATCGGCAAAAATAGCTACTTCTCATCCAGGCTGCCCTCGAACTCCTGGAAGGTGCGCAAGGACGAGGCCAGGACCTTTGTCTGGCCGATGAGGGCGGCGATAAACAGCGTATCCAGTATCTCGTCTAGGCTTGCCCCCGCCCGAAGGGCGGCGTTCATGTGCACCTTCAGGCACTTGTCTGCCCCCGAGGCAGCAGCGGCGGCAACGGCCAGCAGCTCCGCGGTCTTGGGCTCGAGGCTATTGGGCCGCAGGACGTAGAAGTCCTTCAGGCAGGAGAAGATCATGAACTCCGGCCGGCGGGCCATGACTCGCAGGATGAAGGGCACTATACCCAGCATCTCCTCGCTGTCTTCGAAGATGTCCTCTTGAATCGAGTCCTTGTTCTCCAGCAGGGCTCGAATAAGCTCCATGTTTTCCGGTTTCATTGTATTTGGTTCGAGGCCTCTTCCCATTCATGCAGCTTTCGCCTCACCTTCTCGGCATGGGGCGATTCAATAAATTCAGCGTTTTCCCTTTATTATGCGATTTTGTTCCTGCGATAGGCTTTGAGCGATGCCTCCTATATCCAATTCCTCAGCACACCAGCCGTTCAAAGCAGCTCTTGCAGAGCACCTTTCCCCCCGCCGTCCTCCCCAGGATCTCCATGAACTCCTCGCCGCACTCCTCGCATTTCAGGGAGGGATGGATGCGGGCCTTTTCGGGAGCGGGAATGTCAACCTCCTCCACAGTGAGGATATCCTCGTCCCTGGCAGAAAGGACCTTCTCTGTCGCCTGGGAGCGGAAGGCTGCCATCCTCTCCCGATCCTCCGGGCCCAGCTCTCCCTGAACCATCTTCTGGCGCAGCTCATCCATACCCTTGAGGATCCCGCCACGGAAATAGATTCTCAGTGCCTTATTCTTATCCCGAGAGTAGAAAGTGAAGGCCTGCTTGCCGTAGTCTTTGAAGAGGAGGTTTCCCTTGCCGGCGGTGCAGCCCAGCATGAATTGTATGGCATCTATGCTACAGGATTTGTTCTCGGCGATGCAGACCAGCTCCTCGTCCTGGGAGCGAGGGTAGTGCTCTTTTACATATTTTGCAATGCGATAGCCAATGGCAAGCCCAGGGCAAGTGTGGCCGTGAAACTCCGCAGCCTCTTTGAAGTCGTCATCCATATATATGGCGCGAGGGAACTCCGGTCTTCAGGCCGGAGAGGAATTGCGCACTTCACCTCCACTAATTCGCAAATTATTTATTCTCATAGCTGTATCTCCTCCTTGGAGAAACTGTTTCCAAGGCACTCTTAATTTACTGCATTACGATGCAGTGGGTATCAGTCAGTATGCCCCGAAGCCTCGATATAACCAGGAGGCAAGCTCCGGTCTTCAGGCCGGAGAAGCTGACATATCTCACCTGAAATCATTGAGCGAAATTCTGACCTCCATTGGTTTGCATGGATAAGTAAAAAGCGGTCTTGATCTGATTGGTCAAGAGCTCCACCGGGAGCTCTCTGGAGCCTTGCTGCGTGGACAGTTTTGCGGCTCTTCGCTGAATTAAGTGGGTGAGGTCCGGCAGACAATATGGCCTCTGTGCCTCTGTGGTTGGGTCAGAGCACTGCGGTTCACCACCGAGGCACAAAAGACATAGAGTTTTTTCGATTCAAATTCACCCCTGCATGCCCCACATGTAGCCCCGGCCGCCCTGCCTCTCCAGCTCAATGTTGTATGTGCCGCTGTGCCCGGAATCGTCGTCGATGACCACACGGCCACGGGCAATTTCTGAATCATCTGCCGAAATGGCCGCAGATATATGCCCTGCGATCTCGGCTTGATCTATCGAACCGGAAGTGGCGCCCTGACCTGCCAGGCTCGCACTCAGAGTGGATTTGTTGTCCGATGATTCTATGGTGACATTCACCAGATGATAGCTATCGTTGCTGATCCCAAAGCTCCCCCTTAAAATAGTATTCCTACTACCAGATCCCAGCCGGGATCTTATATCCTCAAGGCTGAGGTTTGATGAGAGAAGACTCCTGGCAACATCCGGGTCTAAAGTCGATATGGTCTCCACGTTCAGCCTGACGGGATATGATTCGGCATCATTGCTCGCCGTTCCCCGCCAATTCTGGACATCGACATTTCCTCTGCCAACGCCGTTGGATGTGCTTTGTGCACCTTTGCCGCCGGAGGAATTCAATGAGAGGCTGTTCGTTTCGCCCATGTGGGACCTTGATCTCTCGCCCATCTGGGATGCTGAAGGATTATCTTCTTGAGACCCAGAGGCGCTGGCGGTCTGGGATGGAGAATTGCCTTCGATTTGAGGGCCAGCAGTCTCGCCCATTTGCCGCGCTCCTGCATCCAAATTCTGAGCTGCTGAGCATGGACCGCATATCACCAGCAACAATAATGCCAGAGCGAAAAAAGCCAAAGCCTGGCGCATTATGCATCTCATCTCAATCACCGCACGT
Proteins encoded in this window:
- a CDS encoding ArsR family transcriptional regulator — translated: MSNMLDPIELLDILGNENRRRILQLLSFRPFYFNEMAKRLDVGPKAVIDHLEMLERAGLVECYQEQGRRKYFRIARRTVLEVAVSPHSYGVRAYLSEDAPKDDSGFEEAEASLDLKMLKDELLGLEKKRYELRELLAQIESREMEIKQRASSVAGFRAENQLESEIMTALLCGGANSSELATRLEVPEAVVLDSLNKLKERSAVHLRGQQWSI
- a CDS encoding CDC48 family AAA ATPase, giving the protein MKPAEDASVLLRVAEAYHKDAGKGVARINPIILAQLGVENGGVVEINARDKVYAIAWPGTPEDPQDIIRIDGNTRSNLGTGIDNRVNVRRATARPARKIVVAPTRQIRLMGGQQYLLRMLQGRAVVKGEMLRVEMINSSLNLAVVSTVPNGPVLVTQETIISITRETLDELALHVRDISYEDIGGLSREIREIREMIEVPLRHPELFSRLGINPPRGVLLHGPPGTGKTLIARAVAGETDANFISISGPEIVSKFYGESEQRLRQIFDEASKAAPSIIFIDEIDSIAPKREEVSGDLERRVVAQILSLMDGLSSRGEVIVIAATNRPNALDPAIRRGGRFDREIEIGIPNRNGRLEVLYVHTRGMPLDESLDLMEIADSTHGFVGADLYALCKEAAMRTLERALPDLDVKEDIPLDVLDNLNVTREDFLSALKKIEPSAMREVFVEVAQVHWDEVGGLDEAKRSLVEAVEWPLMYPEAFASVGVRPPRGILLYGLPGTGKTLLVRALATESNVNFISVKGPELLSKWVGESERAVREIFRKARQAAPALVFFDEIDSIVPARGSGSDSHVTERVVSQFLTEMDGLMELKDVVIVAATNRPDLLDSSLLRPGRFDRLVYIPMPDKEARQKILEIYLSKMPAYEVSAQWLADITENFSGADLEMLCREAGMLALREHIRPGMKREELIVDKILVTEKRFQEASEYIRPHLSKDMLQGYTKMIREFQV
- the lonB gene encoding ATP-dependent protease LonB — translated: METKHQIYSQEQPIIAVRTEKLTSEDESNELLGDIKFEDTSSITVPENLIDQVIGQDEAVEVIKKAASQRRHVMLIGSPGTGKSMLGKAMSELLPVEDLQDVLVYANPEDNNTPRVRVVPAGRGKQIVDAQKLEARKKVQTRNMFLMIIVMALIVYAYYMGQLLFGIIAAALLFISLRYMLPKEDAMVPKLLVDNNGKKKAPYVDATGAHAGALLGDVRHDPFQSGGLETPSHERVECGSIHKAHKGVLFIDEVNTLRPESQQSLLTALQEGVYQITGQSERSSGALVRTEPVPCSFIMIAAGNLDAVQGMHPALRSRIKGYGYEVYMRDTMEDTLENRNKLIRFVAQEIVRDGKIPHFTQDAVAEIMREAKRRSGRKGHLTLMLRDLGGLIRVSGDVARAESSHLTEVNHVMQAKKMARSVEQQLADRYMERRKDYSMFHSSGDEIGRVNGLAVMGDSGIVLPIMAEITPAQSKEEGKIIATGKLQEIAKEAVTNVSVLIKKFLGEDITKKDVHIQFIGTYEGVEGDSASISIATAVISALEGVPVKQTVAMTGSLSVRGDVMPVGGVTQKIEAAAQAGIKTVLIPKSNMGDVLIDDSMKNSIEIIPVSNISEVFEFAMGSQRTRLIEKLKKFATEKKIGINIPETIPTPIRSI
- a CDS encoding TldD/PmbA family protein, coding for MTAEFYDTRILQGSRTRIVLDNGKLEEIAQVPFQGASVRALFGGAWGFVTTDRVDGLGQEIDLAKRIARKIGRKEDLSLAEAPPGRSVLVPVKRDPKDLSLEEKVALLREIEDAAKVEGISSTQAVYSEMDLVAHYSSSEGLDLESRMTRMGFVISAVAHRNGLYQTDGEGRAGVGGLELFDREDPIALARQVGETAVALLDAKAARGGTHPVVLDQELAGVFVHEAVGHATEGDIILEGDSCLEGKLGQRIGSELVTVKDDPSLMLNGYYPFDDEGSRAQETVLVENGVLRSYLNTRETAARLGGVPRNARAEGISRPVVRMSNTYIANGDWKLEEILEELKSGIYLAGSRGGQVSTGEGIFQFNAKKGYIVENGEKTQLLRDVSLSGKILETLLHVTAVGDDLRYNSGRCGKSGQLVPVSDGSPHLLVDRATVGGTG
- a CDS encoding thermonuclease family protein, whose protein sequence is MILTIFSVLSLLPGSSASPDEVYGVVTNVIDGDTFDLRIEKADSRITDSVERITLADVRSPDMKAIQGPAARDFTYAVLMDKRVYLDVDDFNRGQDDEGRLIAVAYLAGAYGQPIPYPNFNLLLVDAGHAILANQTDNEFDPKDWREEHNSEKSNSDTLQRVEENLRERLEESLQGSDQEQKGTQNDGWQNDSQNGLLSRIEDAAGEKLNRATQAAWDWLKAEITNTSLEMVNSNLDRALNRS
- a CDS encoding sirohydrochlorin cobaltochelatase → MMLIDSPEKTGMLLVPYGSASPRAMATYENILALYRKDYPGMPVLLAFTSRLMIKRLQEREGIAIPNIEEALGKLSGQGCKQVVVQSLQIVPGGEFHRLVSLSREYEKKDADPERRLKITIGLPLLSCLEDCRRVSEALPDLWRPSRDAESKEGDETVRKSQFAVESKKEAVLLAGHGTGHPADAIYSQMAQVLKKDYGQVLLGTIEGFPSLLEMIDELKVIGAQKVRLRPFLLVAGGHAENDISGPAPDSWKSSLERAGIEVDFHLSALGEIEGIVQILKEHSLKALEEMEMQADRRG
- a CDS encoding carboxymuconolactone decarboxylase family protein — encoded protein: MGRGLEPNTMKPENMELIRALLENKDSIQEDIFEDSEEMLGIVPFILRVMARRPEFMIFSCLKDFYVLRPNSLEPKTAELLAVAAAAASGADKCLKVHMNAALRAGASLDEILDTLFIAALIGQTKVLASSLRTFQEFEGSLDEK
- a CDS encoding FmdE family protein codes for the protein MDDDFKEAAEFHGHTCPGLAIGYRIAKYVKEHYPRSQDEELVCIAENKSCSIDAIQFMLGCTAGKGNLLFKDYGKQAFTFYSRDKNKALRIYFRGGILKGMDELRQKMVQGELGPEDRERMAAFRSQATEKVLSARDEDILTVEEVDIPAPEKARIHPSLKCEECGEEFMEILGRTAGGKVLCKSCFERLVC